DNA from Petropleomorpha daqingensis:
CACCCTGCGCGGGCAGGGAACCCGGGCCAGCGCGACCGCCGCCGGGCTGATGTGCGGGGCCGCCGGGCTGCTGCACGTCGGCGGCGGGCTCACCGACCTGCACATCTGGTTCTACGCACTGCTGGCCCTCGTGGCCCTGTACCAGATGTGGACGCCGTTCCTGCTGGCCGTGGCCTTCGTCGCGGTGCACCACCTGGGCATGAGCGCCTGGATGCCGGAGATGATCTTCTCGACGCCGCAGGCGCTGCAGCACCCCTTCCTCTTCGCCTTCCTGCACGCGGCGTTCATGCTCGGCGAGGCGTTCTTCCTGGCGTACGCGTGGAAGTTCACCGAGGACGCCGACCGGGCCCGGCGGGCCGAGCAGTCGCGGGCCGAGGAGCAGCAGGCGGCGCAGGCCGCCGCGGTCGAGGAACTCGCCGCCGAGCGGGCCCGTGCCGCCGAGGAGGCCGCGCGGCAGCTCGAGCACCGCGAGGCGCGCGCCGCGCAGCTGGAGGAGCAGCTGGCCGAGCTGATGCAGGCCGGGCAGCGGCTCGACGAGAACGTCGGCACGGCCACCGACGTCATGGACGCCCTGCGCGCGGCGATCACCGAGATCTCCTCGGCGGCCAGCGTCGCGAGCGCCACGGCGACCGAGGCGAGCGAGCGCTCGCGCACCAGCGCCGACACCGTCGAGCGGCTCGCCGCGACGATGGCCGAGATCGACCAGATCGCCGGGAGCATCTCCAGCATCGCCGACCAGACCAACCTGCTCGCGCTCAACGCCACCATCGAGTCGGCCCGCGCGGGCGAGGCCGGCAAGGGCTTCGCCGTCGTCGCCGGGGAGGTCAAGGACCTCGCCACGGAGACCGCGCGGGCCACCGAGCGGATCCGCCGGGTCGTCGAATCCGTGCGCGGCGACGTCGGGGCCGCCGGCGAGGCGCTCACCGGGGTCCGCGAGATCATCGAGGGCGTCGTCGAGGCGCAGGGCACCATCGCCGCGGCGGTGGAGGAGCAGAGCGCCTCGACCGCGCAGGCGCAGGAGGCGATCACCGGCGCCTCGCGGGAGGCCGCCGCGATGGCCGCGGAGCTGCGCCGCATCGTCGCCGTCGACTGAGCAGTTGCGGTCGCTGCGCCCGGCGTGTCGCCGCGTGTCGGCGACCGCAACTGCGCACTCGGCCCGGCGCCGGTTCCGCA
Protein-coding regions in this window:
- a CDS encoding methyl-accepting chemotaxis protein → MTTTHATAERPRTGFWAAIPRGARLSEENFGGRHRIISGVLAAHVPALLALASWQRVLDFQFWCYLIAIAVTSVLAFTLRGQGTRASATAAGLMCGAAGLLHVGGGLTDLHIWFYALLALVALYQMWTPFLLAVAFVAVHHLGMSAWMPEMIFSTPQALQHPFLFAFLHAAFMLGEAFFLAYAWKFTEDADRARRAEQSRAEEQQAAQAAAVEELAAERARAAEEAARQLEHREARAAQLEEQLAELMQAGQRLDENVGTATDVMDALRAAITEISSAASVASATATEASERSRTSADTVERLAATMAEIDQIAGSISSIADQTNLLALNATIESARAGEAGKGFAVVAGEVKDLATETARATERIRRVVESVRGDVGAAGEALTGVREIIEGVVEAQGTIAAAVEEQSASTAQAQEAITGASREAAAMAAELRRIVAVD